In a single window of the Micromonospora sp. WMMD1155 genome:
- the lysA gene encoding diaminopimelate decarboxylase produces the protein MRAHEAGALHADINNRGPAWLRTPEDVNALLPTLWPRSVTRGADGALAVAGLSVRDIAAEFGTPVYVLDEADLRSRCRDFRAAFPTEDVFYAGKAFLCRAVVRMIAEEGLHLDVCTGGELATALSAGMPPERIGFHGNNKSVAELGRALDAGVGRIIVDSFTEIDRLTALARERGVRPRVLVRVTVGVEAHTHEFIATAHEDQKFGFSLAGGAAANAAFKILDEGVLELRGLHSHIGSQIFDASGFEVSARRVLALQAQIRDARGVELPELDLGGGFGIAYTTQDDPATPQDLAKRLRKIVDSECAAENLAVPHLSIEPGRAIVGPAVFTLYEVGTVKTLDGIRTYVSVDGGMSDNIRTALYDASYSATLASRASGAQPLLARVVGKHCESGDIVVKDEFLPADVQPGDLVAVPGTGAYCRSMASNYNHVPRPPVIAVRDGQARLIVRRETEEDLLALDVG, from the coding sequence ATGCGCGCTCACGAGGCCGGTGCGCTGCACGCGGACATCAACAACCGGGGGCCGGCCTGGCTGCGTACCCCGGAGGACGTGAACGCCCTGCTGCCGACGCTGTGGCCGCGCAGCGTGACGCGCGGCGCGGACGGCGCGCTCGCCGTCGCGGGCCTGAGCGTCCGCGACATCGCGGCCGAGTTCGGCACCCCGGTGTACGTCCTCGACGAGGCCGACCTGCGGTCGCGCTGCCGCGACTTCCGGGCGGCCTTCCCGACCGAGGACGTGTTCTACGCGGGCAAGGCGTTCCTCTGCCGGGCGGTGGTCCGGATGATCGCCGAGGAGGGCCTGCACCTGGACGTCTGCACCGGAGGTGAGCTGGCCACCGCGCTGTCGGCCGGGATGCCACCGGAGCGGATCGGCTTCCACGGCAACAACAAGTCGGTCGCCGAGCTGGGCCGGGCGTTGGACGCCGGGGTGGGCCGGATCATCGTCGACTCGTTCACCGAGATCGACCGGCTCACCGCGTTGGCTCGCGAGCGCGGGGTGCGGCCCCGGGTGCTGGTCCGGGTCACCGTGGGCGTCGAGGCGCACACCCACGAGTTCATCGCCACCGCCCACGAGGACCAGAAGTTCGGCTTCTCCCTCGCGGGCGGTGCCGCCGCCAACGCCGCGTTCAAGATCCTCGATGAGGGCGTGTTGGAGCTGCGCGGTCTGCACTCGCACATCGGCTCGCAGATCTTCGACGCCAGCGGCTTCGAGGTCTCGGCCCGCCGGGTGCTCGCCCTGCAGGCGCAGATCCGCGACGCACGCGGGGTGGAGCTGCCCGAGCTGGACCTGGGCGGCGGCTTCGGCATCGCGTACACCACCCAGGACGACCCGGCCACCCCGCAGGACCTGGCCAAGCGACTACGCAAGATCGTCGATTCGGAGTGCGCGGCGGAGAACCTGGCCGTGCCGCACCTGTCGATCGAGCCGGGCCGGGCCATCGTCGGGCCGGCCGTGTTCACCCTCTACGAGGTCGGCACGGTCAAGACCCTCGACGGCATCAGGACGTACGTCAGCGTCGACGGCGGGATGAGCGACAACATCCGGACGGCCCTCTACGACGCGTCCTACTCGGCGACGCTGGCCTCGCGGGCCTCGGGCGCGCAGCCGTTGCTCGCCCGCGTGGTGGGAAAGCACTGTGAGTCCGGGGACATCGTGGTGAAGGATGAATTCCTGCCCGCCGACGTGCAGCCCGGAGATCTTGTCGCGGTGCCCGGCACCGGTGCGTACTGCCGCAGCATGGCCAGCAACTACAACCATGTGCCGCGGCCACCGGTGATCGCGGTACGCGACGGCCAGGCGCGCCTGATCGTCCGGCGGGAAACCGAAGAGGACCTGCTCGCATTGGATGTTGGATGA
- a CDS encoding homoserine dehydrogenase yields the protein MRLALLGCGTVGQEVVRLLHEQSADLAARIGAPLEIAGIAVRRLGRDRGDLPVDESLFTTDALGLIKRDDVDVVVEVVGGIEPARGWLVEALRAGKSVVTANKALLAEDGVALHEAAAEGGGDLYYEASVAGAIPLLRPLRESLHGDRINRVTGIVNGTTNFILSAMDATGAGFAEALEEATALGYAEADPTADVEGFDAAAKAAILASLAFHTRVGAADVHREGITEVTAADMASAQAMGCTIKLLCIAARGVDTSGRETVSVRVHPAMIPRSHPLASVGDAFNAVFVEADAAGQLMFYGRGAGGAPTASAVLGDVVAVSRNRLAGVRAASESAYADLSVRPMGEALTRYHVSLDVADRPGVLASVAGVFARHDVSIATVRQGSAGGPASRDGDAELVIVTHVAPDAALAATVGELRGLDIVRSVTSVLRVEGGA from the coding sequence GTGCGCTTGGCGCTGCTCGGCTGCGGCACGGTCGGCCAGGAGGTGGTCCGCCTGCTGCACGAGCAGTCGGCCGACCTGGCCGCCCGGATCGGCGCTCCGCTGGAGATCGCCGGCATCGCCGTACGACGGCTCGGTCGGGACCGGGGTGACCTGCCGGTCGACGAGAGCCTGTTCACCACCGACGCGCTCGGCCTGATCAAGCGCGACGACGTGGACGTGGTGGTCGAGGTGGTCGGCGGCATCGAGCCGGCCCGAGGCTGGCTGGTCGAGGCGCTGCGCGCCGGCAAGAGCGTGGTCACCGCCAACAAGGCGCTGCTCGCCGAGGACGGCGTGGCCCTGCACGAGGCGGCGGCCGAGGGCGGCGGCGACCTCTACTACGAGGCGTCGGTGGCCGGGGCCATCCCGCTGCTGCGCCCGCTGCGCGAGTCGCTGCACGGTGACCGGATCAACCGGGTCACCGGCATCGTCAACGGCACCACCAACTTCATCCTCTCCGCGATGGACGCGACCGGCGCCGGCTTCGCCGAGGCGCTGGAGGAGGCGACCGCACTGGGGTACGCGGAGGCCGACCCGACCGCCGACGTCGAGGGCTTCGACGCGGCGGCGAAGGCGGCCATCCTCGCCTCGCTGGCGTTCCACACCCGGGTCGGCGCGGCGGACGTGCACCGGGAGGGCATCACCGAGGTGACCGCCGCGGACATGGCCAGCGCCCAGGCGATGGGCTGCACGATCAAGCTGCTCTGCATCGCGGCCCGGGGCGTCGACACCTCCGGCCGGGAGACCGTCAGCGTGCGGGTGCACCCGGCGATGATTCCGCGCAGCCACCCGCTGGCCAGCGTCGGTGACGCGTTCAACGCGGTCTTCGTGGAGGCGGACGCCGCCGGGCAACTGATGTTCTACGGCCGGGGCGCCGGGGGCGCACCGACCGCCAGCGCGGTGCTCGGTGACGTGGTCGCGGTGTCCCGCAACCGCCTCGCCGGGGTGCGCGCGGCCAGCGAGAGCGCGTACGCGGACCTGTCGGTGCGGCCGATGGGTGAGGCGCTGACCCGCTACCACGTCAGCCTCGACGTGGCCGACCGCCCCGGTGTGCTGGCCTCGGTGGCGGGCGTGTTCGCCCGGCACGACGTGTCGATCGCGACCGTGCGGCAGGGTTCGGCGGGGGGGCCGGCGAGCCGCGACGGCGACGCCGAGCTGGTCATCGTCACCCACGTGGCACCGGACGCCGCGCTCGCCGCGACGGTGGGCGAGCTGCGCGGCCTGGACATCGTCCGGTCGGTGACGAGCGTGCTGAGGGTCGAGGGCGGCGCCTGA
- the thrC gene encoding threonine synthase, translated as MWRGLIEAYRDRLPVTAATPVVTLHEGNTPLLPAPVLSARIGCDVHLKVEGANPTGSFKDRGMTVAVSKAVEAGNKAIICASTGNTSASAAAYAARAGLTCAVLVPQGKIALGKLAQALVHGAKLLQVSGNFDDCLSLAAKLAQDHPVALVNSVNIDRLHGQKTAAFEIVEALGDAPDIHCLPVGNAGNISAYWMGYAEERDAGTTTRTPKMYGFQAAGAAPIVTGKVVPEPSTIATAIRIGNPASWTKALDARDTSGGLIAAVTDREILSAYRLLAREVGVFVELGSAASVAGLLQQAAAGAVPPGSTVVCTVTGHGLKDPEWAISTAPAPLTIANDPMAAARALDLA; from the coding sequence ATGTGGCGGGGTCTGATCGAGGCGTACCGGGATCGGCTGCCGGTCACCGCGGCCACGCCGGTCGTCACGCTGCACGAGGGGAACACCCCGCTGTTGCCCGCGCCGGTGCTGTCCGCCCGGATCGGCTGCGACGTGCACCTGAAGGTGGAGGGCGCCAACCCGACCGGCTCGTTCAAGGACCGCGGCATGACCGTCGCGGTGTCCAAGGCGGTCGAGGCCGGAAACAAGGCGATCATCTGCGCCTCCACCGGCAACACCAGCGCCTCCGCCGCCGCGTACGCGGCGCGGGCCGGGCTGACCTGTGCGGTGCTGGTGCCGCAGGGCAAGATCGCACTGGGCAAGCTCGCCCAGGCGCTGGTGCACGGCGCGAAGCTCCTGCAGGTGAGCGGCAACTTCGACGACTGCCTGTCACTCGCCGCGAAGCTGGCCCAGGATCACCCGGTCGCGTTGGTCAACTCGGTGAACATCGACCGGCTGCACGGCCAGAAGACCGCCGCCTTCGAGATCGTCGAGGCGCTCGGTGACGCGCCCGACATCCACTGCCTGCCGGTCGGCAACGCCGGCAACATCTCCGCCTACTGGATGGGTTACGCGGAGGAGCGGGACGCGGGCACCACCACCCGGACGCCGAAGATGTACGGCTTCCAGGCCGCCGGGGCGGCTCCGATCGTGACCGGCAAGGTGGTGCCGGAGCCGTCGACGATCGCCACGGCGATCCGGATCGGCAACCCGGCGAGCTGGACCAAGGCGTTGGACGCCCGGGACACCTCCGGTGGGTTGATCGCCGCGGTGACCGACCGGGAGATCCTGTCGGCGTACCGGCTGCTCGCCCGGGAGGTCGGGGTCTTCGTCGAGTTGGGCAGCGCGGCCAGCGTGGCCGGTCTGCTCCAGCAGGCCGCCGCAGGCGCGGTGCCGCCCGGTTCGACCGTCGTCTGCACGGTCACCGGTCACGGTTTGAAGGACCCGGAGTGGGCGATCTCCACCGCGCCGGCCCCGTTGACCATCGCGAACGACCCGATGGCGGCGGCCCGGGCACTCGACCTGGCCTGA
- a CDS encoding efflux RND transporter permease subunit: MSLLARFSLANRGLIALIAVVTTVFGAFAVPSLKQQLLPSLEFPAAFIVAAYPGAGPEIVESQVTEPIENALQGIPGLDKVTSTSREGSATVQVTYEFGTDLDDVVNKMQTALSRIDAQLPESVDPQVIAGSTDDLPAVVLAAAGTADERALAEKLRATVVPELEGIEGVRTVEVTGTRDDVVVVTPDPAKLAAAQIQPTAIGAALKTNGVAVPAGAVTNGALALPVQVGSPIGTIEDLRGIVVAPGAAPVRLGDVATVEQQLAPATAITRTNGKDSLGIAVTAAPDGNAVQISHEIRDRLADLKDASGAELTVVFDQAPFVEKSIESLTTEGLLGLVMAVIVILVFLLSVRSTVVTAVSIPLSVLVALIALWIGDYSLNLLTLGALTIAVGRVVDDSIVVLENIKRHLEYGEEKRHAIITGVREVAGAVTASTLTTVAVFAPIALVGGFVGQLFAPFAITVTVALLASLLVSLTVIPVLAYWFLKPRGGTADDEAVRRDAEEKELRSPLQRAYLPVIGFATRKRSTRWITVGLGLLVLFGTFGLAQKLETNFLDDSGQDTLNMSQELPAGSGLAATDAAAKQVEAVLSRTKGVETYQVTAGAGDNPWAGGGGNNVANWSLALDGDIDAKQMREVLRKEFDKLGTGVGEISFGGGQEASTSQLEVIVQASDPEVLTRAAEEARAAMAGVPDVEDVSTSLAERVPRVDVTVDRVAAGRVGLTEAAVGQVVSQAFRGAPLGQVALDGRQQNVVLRLGAKPPMTVEELRALPVGPVKLDDIADVTQGEGPQQVTRIDGERSVSVTGAATGSNLGATSQELQKRLDGIDVPGASFTIGGVSADQADAFADLGLAVLAAIAIVFLIMVATFRSLTQSLILLISIPFASTGAIGLLLITGTPLGVPALIGVLMLVGIVVTNAIVLLDLINQYRAQGMGVREAVVEGGRRRLRPILMTAVATIFALLPMAFGLTGEGGFISQPLAVVVIGGLLSSTLLTLILVPTLYSMVEHTKESLRGRRDRRRSGEPEVDVAKTDEADTPNQVAVPSGASTPAATEGTKPAPRRAPSGALVEGTDQFEVLRLPRSRTSPLPPSEPTE, encoded by the coding sequence ATGTCGCTGCTCGCCAGATTCAGCCTCGCCAACCGAGGGCTGATCGCCCTCATCGCGGTGGTGACCACGGTGTTCGGAGCGTTCGCCGTGCCGTCGCTGAAGCAGCAACTGCTGCCGTCGCTCGAGTTCCCGGCCGCGTTCATCGTGGCCGCCTACCCCGGTGCCGGTCCCGAGATCGTCGAGTCGCAGGTGACCGAGCCGATCGAGAACGCCCTGCAGGGCATCCCGGGGCTCGACAAGGTCACCTCCACGTCCCGCGAGGGCTCGGCCACCGTCCAGGTGACGTACGAGTTCGGCACCGACCTGGACGACGTGGTCAACAAGATGCAGACCGCGCTGAGCCGGATCGACGCCCAGTTGCCGGAGAGCGTCGACCCGCAGGTCATCGCGGGTAGCACCGACGACCTCCCGGCGGTGGTGCTGGCCGCCGCCGGCACGGCCGACGAGCGGGCGCTCGCCGAGAAGCTGCGCGCGACGGTGGTGCCCGAGTTGGAGGGCATCGAGGGGGTGCGCACGGTCGAGGTGACCGGCACCCGTGACGACGTCGTGGTGGTCACCCCGGACCCGGCGAAGCTCGCCGCGGCCCAGATCCAGCCGACGGCGATCGGCGCGGCGTTGAAGACCAACGGCGTGGCGGTGCCGGCCGGCGCGGTGACCAACGGGGCGCTGGCCCTCCCGGTCCAGGTCGGCTCGCCGATCGGCACCATCGAGGACCTGCGCGGCATCGTGGTCGCCCCGGGTGCGGCACCCGTCCGCCTCGGCGACGTGGCGACCGTCGAGCAGCAGCTCGCGCCGGCCACCGCGATCACCCGTACCAACGGCAAGGACAGCCTCGGCATCGCGGTCACCGCCGCGCCGGACGGCAACGCGGTGCAGATCTCGCACGAGATCCGCGACCGGCTCGCCGACCTGAAGGACGCGTCCGGCGCGGAGTTGACCGTCGTCTTCGACCAGGCGCCGTTCGTCGAGAAGTCGATCGAGTCGTTGACCACCGAGGGCTTGCTGGGCCTGGTGATGGCGGTCATCGTCATCCTGGTCTTCCTGCTGTCGGTGCGCTCGACGGTGGTCACCGCCGTCTCCATCCCGCTCTCCGTGCTGGTGGCGCTGATCGCCCTGTGGATCGGTGACTACTCGCTCAACCTGCTCACCCTCGGCGCGCTGACGATCGCGGTGGGCCGGGTGGTGGACGACTCGATCGTGGTGTTGGAGAACATCAAACGCCACCTGGAGTACGGCGAGGAGAAGCGGCACGCCATCATCACCGGCGTCCGTGAGGTGGCCGGCGCGGTGACCGCGTCCACCCTCACCACGGTGGCGGTGTTCGCGCCGATCGCGTTGGTCGGCGGGTTCGTGGGCCAGCTCTTCGCGCCGTTCGCGATCACCGTGACGGTGGCCCTGCTCGCGTCGCTGCTGGTGTCGCTGACCGTGATCCCGGTGCTGGCGTACTGGTTCCTCAAGCCGCGCGGCGGCACCGCGGACGACGAGGCGGTACGCCGCGACGCGGAGGAGAAGGAGCTGCGCAGCCCGTTGCAGCGGGCGTACCTGCCGGTGATCGGGTTCGCCACCCGCAAGCGGTCCACCCGCTGGATCACCGTCGGGCTCGGCCTGCTGGTGCTCTTCGGCACCTTCGGTCTGGCGCAGAAGCTGGAGACCAACTTCCTGGACGACTCCGGCCAGGACACCCTGAACATGAGCCAGGAGCTGCCGGCCGGTAGCGGCCTGGCGGCCACCGACGCGGCGGCCAAGCAGGTCGAGGCGGTGCTGTCCCGGACCAAGGGTGTCGAGACGTACCAGGTGACGGCGGGCGCCGGGGACAACCCGTGGGCGGGTGGCGGCGGCAACAACGTCGCGAACTGGTCGTTGGCGCTCGACGGCGACATCGACGCCAAGCAGATGCGCGAGGTGCTGCGCAAGGAGTTCGACAAGCTCGGCACCGGCGTGGGTGAGATCAGCTTCGGTGGTGGGCAGGAGGCGTCGACCAGCCAGCTCGAGGTCATCGTCCAGGCCAGCGACCCGGAGGTGCTGACCCGGGCCGCCGAGGAGGCACGGGCGGCGATGGCCGGTGTGCCGGACGTCGAGGACGTCTCCACCAGCCTGGCCGAGCGGGTGCCGCGGGTCGACGTGACCGTCGACCGGGTCGCCGCCGGTCGGGTCGGCCTCACCGAGGCCGCCGTCGGGCAGGTGGTGTCGCAGGCGTTCCGGGGCGCGCCGCTGGGGCAGGTCGCGCTCGACGGCCGGCAGCAGAACGTGGTGCTGCGGCTGGGAGCGAAGCCGCCGATGACGGTGGAGGAGCTGCGGGCGCTGCCGGTGGGTCCGGTCAAGCTGGACGACATCGCGGACGTCACCCAGGGCGAGGGTCCACAGCAGGTCACCCGCATCGACGGTGAGCGCAGCGTGTCGGTCACCGGTGCGGCGACCGGCTCGAACCTCGGCGCCACCAGCCAGGAGTTGCAGAAGCGCCTGGACGGCATCGACGTGCCCGGCGCCAGCTTCACCATCGGCGGTGTCAGCGCCGATCAGGCGGACGCCTTCGCCGACCTGGGCCTGGCGGTCCTGGCCGCGATCGCGATCGTCTTCCTGATCATGGTGGCGACGTTCCGTAGCCTCACCCAGTCGCTGATCCTGCTGATCTCCATCCCGTTCGCCTCGACCGGCGCGATCGGTTTGCTGCTGATCACCGGCACGCCGCTCGGCGTACCAGCGTTGATCGGTGTGCTGATGCTGGTCGGCATCGTGGTCACCAACGCGATCGTGCTGCTCGACCTGATCAACCAGTACCGCGCGCAGGGCATGGGGGTCCGGGAGGCGGTGGTCGAGGGAGGCCGACGCCGGCTGCGTCCCATCCTGATGACCGCGGTGGCGACCATCTTCGCGTTGCTGCCGATGGCGTTCGGGTTGACCGGTGAGGGCGGCTTCATCTCGCAACCGCTCGCGGTCGTGGTGATCGGCGGTCTGCTCAGCTCGACGTTGCTCACGCTGATCCTGGTGCCGACGCTGTACTCGATGGTGGAGCACACCAAGGAATCGCTGCGGGGCCGGCGTGATCGGCGGCGTTCCGGCGAGCCGGAGGTGGACGTGGCGAAGACCGACGAGGCCGACACCCCGAACCAGGTCGCCGTGCCGAGCGGTGCGTCGACCCCGGCCGCGACCGAGGGTACGAAGCCGGCGCCGCGTCGCGCCCCGTCGGGCGCGTTGGTGGAGGGCACGGACCAGTTCGAGGTGCTGCGGCTGCCCCGTAGCCGTACCTCTCCGCTGCCTCCGTCGGAGCCGACCGAGTAG
- a CDS encoding polysaccharide deacetylase family protein produces the protein MRVTQDGRTAGSAPQWTSMVLDTLARHRVPVTFFLVGAQVRRHADVVRDRLAGHEAGNHVEREFPDDPVGHSRRTVVDVRPGTIVLGHDVGAARRLVALRCLPDMIGGLRARGYTFVTVSALLGAGVPDTPTR, from the coding sequence GTGCGGGTGACGCAGGACGGGCGGACGGCCGGGAGCGCACCACAGTGGACGTCGATGGTGCTCGACACCCTGGCCCGGCATCGGGTTCCGGTCACCTTCTTCCTGGTCGGGGCGCAGGTCCGGCGGCACGCCGACGTCGTCCGTGACCGGCTCGCGGGGCACGAGGCGGGCAACCACGTGGAGCGCGAGTTCCCCGACGATCCGGTCGGCCACTCCCGGCGCACCGTCGTCGATGTCAGACCGGGAACGATCGTGCTCGGTCACGATGTCGGCGCGGCCCGGAGACTGGTCGCGCTGCGCTGCCTGCCCGACATGATCGGCGGGCTGCGCGCCCGTGGCTACACCTTCGTCACCGTCTCCGCGCTGCTGGGAGCAGGCGTGCCGGACACCCCGACCAGGTAG
- a CDS encoding MFS transporter, with amino-acid sequence MTSTLSVLTGNRSFRNLFLAELVVFGADWFVMVPLLVLLPHLTGSGVWGALVLAVDTGIVALLLPYTGTIADRFDRRKIMIAANVAALAGVLLLLGVRGAGTAWLALVAIGVVAVAKAFYSPAAQAALPNVLEPHELAAGNAVAGSAWGTMTVVGASLGGVLSTVAGPYACFWVAAVGLVLAAGLATRIRRPLQAPRDADRPAQRTWAAVREALRYIGHRPRVLALVTVKSAVGLGNGVLTVFPLLAGVYGVGPLGAGLLFAVRGAGALVGPILMRRVLTNRAWLLPGLALSMSLYGLSYLGTSVVRWFPLVLLLVFVAHFAGGSNWVISNFALQGEVPDHLRGRVFATDMMLATLAISVSQLAVALVVDVVDERVVLAGCGLITVVYAVGWRIATRRLSLTEPATEPVAGTAG; translated from the coding sequence GTGACGTCCACCCTCTCGGTTCTGACCGGCAACAGGAGCTTCCGTAACCTCTTCCTCGCCGAGTTGGTGGTCTTCGGCGCCGACTGGTTCGTCATGGTGCCGCTGCTGGTCCTGCTGCCGCACCTGACCGGCAGTGGAGTCTGGGGTGCGCTGGTGCTGGCGGTGGACACCGGCATCGTGGCGCTCCTGCTGCCGTACACCGGCACGATCGCCGACCGCTTCGACCGGCGAAAGATCATGATCGCCGCGAACGTGGCGGCGCTCGCGGGCGTACTGCTGCTGCTCGGAGTACGGGGCGCGGGCACCGCCTGGTTGGCGCTCGTCGCGATCGGCGTGGTGGCGGTCGCCAAGGCGTTCTACTCGCCGGCCGCGCAGGCCGCGCTGCCCAACGTGCTGGAGCCGCACGAGTTGGCCGCCGGTAACGCCGTGGCCGGCTCCGCCTGGGGCACCATGACAGTCGTCGGTGCCTCCCTCGGCGGGGTCCTGAGCACCGTCGCCGGCCCGTACGCCTGCTTCTGGGTGGCGGCGGTGGGCCTCGTGCTGGCCGCGGGCCTCGCCACCCGGATCCGCCGCCCCCTCCAGGCGCCTCGCGACGCCGACCGACCGGCCCAGCGGACCTGGGCGGCGGTCCGTGAGGCGCTGCGCTACATCGGGCACCGGCCCCGGGTGCTCGCGCTGGTCACGGTGAAGTCGGCGGTCGGCCTGGGCAACGGTGTGCTGACCGTGTTCCCGTTGCTGGCCGGTGTGTACGGCGTCGGCCCGCTCGGCGCCGGTCTGCTCTTCGCGGTGCGGGGAGCCGGGGCGTTGGTGGGCCCGATCCTGATGCGTCGGGTGCTGACCAACCGAGCCTGGTTGCTGCCCGGGCTCGCGCTGTCCATGTCGTTGTACGGCCTGTCCTACCTGGGCACATCGGTGGTCAGGTGGTTCCCGCTGGTGCTGCTGCTGGTGTTCGTGGCGCACTTCGCGGGCGGCAGCAACTGGGTGATCTCCAACTTCGCCCTCCAGGGCGAGGTTCCGGACCACCTGCGTGGACGCGTCTTCGCCACCGACATGATGCTCGCGACGCTGGCGATCTCGGTGAGCCAACTGGCTGTGGCCCTGGTGGTCGACGTGGTGGACGAACGTGTCGTGCTCGCCGGCTGCGGGCTGATCACCGTCGTCTACGCCGTCGGCTGGCGCATCGCCACCCGTCGGCTCTCGCTCACCGAACCGGCCACCGAACCGGTCGCGGGCACCGCCGGTTGA
- the thrB gene encoding homoserine kinase: MPTNFTAGPVRVRVPATSANLGPGFDALGLALGLYDDLAAEVASAGVRVTVTGQGAGELPDDDRHLVVHAMRVAFDVLGGQPTGLSVECVNRIPQARGLGSSSAAIVAGVLLARALVTDGDDRLDDAGVLRLAAEIEGHPDNVAPCLLGGFTVAWSEPTGARAVSLPVADGVRPVVFVPAERGLTATARAALPVSVPHGDAALTAGRAALLVHALTADPTLLLPATVDRLHQDYRAAGMPATSSLVSALRAAGVAAVVSGAGPTVLALSEPPASFPAGTDWQIWQLPIDVSGARVARGRLGHAERDPVAAGRKS, from the coding sequence GTGCCGACGAACTTCACCGCCGGGCCGGTTCGGGTCCGGGTTCCCGCGACCAGCGCCAACCTGGGCCCCGGCTTCGACGCGTTGGGTCTCGCCCTCGGGCTCTACGACGATCTGGCCGCCGAGGTCGCGTCCGCCGGGGTTCGGGTGACGGTGACCGGGCAGGGCGCCGGCGAGTTGCCCGACGATGATCGGCACCTGGTGGTCCACGCCATGCGTGTCGCGTTCGACGTGCTCGGCGGCCAACCCACGGGGCTGAGCGTGGAGTGCGTCAACCGGATCCCCCAGGCGCGAGGGCTCGGGTCCTCGTCCGCCGCGATCGTCGCCGGGGTGTTGCTGGCCCGCGCCCTGGTCACCGACGGGGACGACCGGCTGGACGACGCCGGCGTGCTCCGGCTGGCCGCCGAGATCGAGGGCCATCCCGACAACGTCGCGCCCTGCCTGCTCGGGGGCTTCACCGTGGCCTGGTCCGAGCCGACCGGCGCCCGGGCGGTTTCGCTGCCGGTCGCCGACGGGGTGCGGCCGGTCGTCTTCGTGCCCGCGGAACGCGGATTGACCGCCACCGCGCGGGCCGCGTTGCCGGTCTCCGTCCCGCACGGCGACGCCGCGTTGACCGCCGGGCGGGCGGCGCTGCTGGTGCACGCGCTGACCGCCGACCCGACCCTGCTGCTGCCGGCGACCGTCGACCGGCTTCACCAGGATTACCGCGCAGCCGGCATGCCCGCCACGTCTTCCCTGGTCAGCGCGTTGCGAGCGGCCGGTGTGGCAGCTGTGGTCAGTGGTGCCGGGCCCACTGTGCTGGCGCTCAGCGAGCCTCCGGCCAGCTTTCCGGCGGGAACAGACTGGCAGATCTGGCAGTTACCGATAGACGTCAGCGGCGCTCGGGTTGCTCGGGGTAGACTGGGACACGCCGAGCGGGACCCTGTTGCCGCAGGTCGGAAGAGTTGA